One segment of uncultured Desulfovibrio sp. DNA contains the following:
- a CDS encoding nickel-dependent hydrogenase large subunit: MAYEYTTSQGYAVKDSGRRVVVDPVTRIEGHLRCEVNLDDSNVITNAVSCGTIFRGIEIILKGRDPRDAWAFVERICGVCTGTHALCSVHAVEDALGIEIPDNANIIRNIMHLCLMYHDHLVHLYHLAGLDWVDVVSAAKADPKATSELSQKLTPWPNSSPGYFKSIKDRLTRVIESGQLGIFTNGYWGHPAYKLPPEANLLVVAHYLEALDFQKDMVQIHTIFGGKNPHPNWLVGGVPCSLNLDAHGAADVINQERLELVLQLIERCRDFAQQVVIPDTLALAAFYKDWLNIGGGLSKLSVLAYGAIPDIANDYSDKSLLLPRGAIINGNFNEVLPVDLRNPEEIQECVAHSWYKPYPGGKTGLHPFDGMTEPNYAPGPNIKGTPTDLKQVDERDRYSWIKTPLWRGHQMEVGPLARLLVGYAKKDTEIKGLIDEFLGQAKAPVSVLQSTLGRIAARSLELAWSADKMRYFYDKLVANLKNGNRATANTKLWKPESWPTGTLRGVGFTEAPRGALGHWVTIKDRKIENYQCVVPTTWNGAPRSPDGQLSAYEASLMGTKMAVPNQPLEILRTLHSFDPCLACSTHIIGPDGSELISVRTDNCF; this comes from the coding sequence ATGGCATACGAATACACTACTTCTCAGGGTTATGCCGTTAAGGACTCGGGCCGCCGCGTGGTTGTAGACCCCGTTACCCGTATTGAAGGACACCTTCGTTGCGAGGTGAACCTTGACGACAGCAACGTCATCACCAATGCGGTTTCGTGCGGCACCATTTTCAGAGGTATTGAAATTATCCTCAAAGGCCGCGATCCGCGCGATGCATGGGCCTTTGTTGAACGCATCTGCGGTGTCTGCACGGGCACGCATGCCCTTTGCTCCGTGCACGCGGTGGAGGATGCGCTTGGCATAGAAATACCGGACAACGCCAATATTATCCGCAATATCATGCACCTGTGCCTCATGTACCACGACCATCTGGTGCATCTGTACCACCTTGCGGGTCTTGACTGGGTGGACGTTGTGTCCGCCGCCAAGGCTGACCCAAAGGCCACTTCAGAGCTTTCGCAAAAGCTGACTCCCTGGCCAAATTCGTCGCCGGGCTACTTCAAATCCATCAAGGATCGCCTCACCCGCGTTATCGAGTCCGGCCAGCTGGGCATTTTCACCAACGGCTACTGGGGGCACCCTGCCTACAAACTGCCGCCCGAAGCCAATCTGCTGGTGGTGGCCCACTATCTGGAAGCCCTGGATTTCCAGAAAGACATGGTGCAGATACACACCATCTTTGGCGGCAAAAACCCGCACCCCAACTGGCTGGTGGGCGGCGTACCCTGCTCGCTGAACCTTGATGCGCACGGCGCAGCCGACGTTATCAATCAGGAACGCCTGGAACTGGTGCTGCAACTTATTGAGCGTTGCCGTGATTTCGCGCAACAGGTTGTCATACCCGACACCCTTGCGCTGGCCGCCTTCTACAAAGACTGGCTGAACATAGGTGGTGGGCTTTCCAAGCTTTCCGTGCTTGCTTACGGCGCAATCCCCGACATTGCCAACGACTACTCGGACAAAAGCCTGCTGTTGCCCCGTGGCGCCATCATCAACGGCAACTTCAACGAAGTGCTGCCCGTTGACCTGCGCAATCCTGAAGAAATTCAGGAATGCGTGGCCCACTCCTGGTACAAGCCCTACCCCGGCGGCAAAACCGGTCTGCACCCCTTTGACGGCATGACCGAACCCAACTACGCCCCCGGCCCCAATATCAAGGGCACGCCCACTGACCTCAAGCAGGTGGACGAGCGCGACAGATATTCGTGGATCAAAACGCCGCTCTGGCGCGGGCACCAGATGGAAGTGGGGCCGCTGGCCCGCCTGCTGGTGGGCTATGCCAAAAAGGACACCGAGATCAAGGGCCTCATTGACGAATTCCTTGGTCAGGCAAAGGCCCCAGTTTCTGTGCTCCAATCCACCCTTGGACGCATTGCAGCCCGCTCGCTGGAGCTGGCATGGTCTGCCGACAAGATGCGCTACTTCTATGACAAGCTTGTGGCCAACCTCAAAAACGGCAACCGCGCAACGGCCAACACCAAGCTGTGGAAGCCCGAAAGCTGGCCCACCGGCACCCTGCGCGGCGTTGGCTTTACAGAAGCTCCCCGCGGTGCGTTGGGGCACTGGGTCACCATCAAGGACAGAAAGATCGAGAACTACCAGTGCGTTGTTCCCACTACCTGGAACGGTGCGCCCCGCAGCCCCGATGGGCAGCTCAGCGCCTACGAGGCATCGCTCATGGGTACCAAGATGGCGGTTCCCAACCAGCCCCTTGAAATCCTGCGCACCCTGCACAGCTTTGACCCCTGCCTGGCCTGCTCCACGCATATCATCGGGCCGGATGGATCAGAGCTTATATCGGTGCGGACAGACAACTGCTTCTAG
- the cybH gene encoding Ni/Fe-hydrogenase, b-type cytochrome subunit, giving the protein MSEQHLLPQLPMGKSIYVYQLPIRIWHWVMVACVIVLIVTGYIIGKPWLSVTGEPYETFYMGYTRMAHFIAGFVLIISTVLRYIYGLVWGNRYSRELIIVPVWSKDWWNDLWQDVRWYLFLNKECAAHVGHNPLAQLGMGTGMIFMLVIMLTGLGMYAQDSHVPFIRFFTFVQDWINNWFGGNGQMTRSLHRLGMLLLITFVTVHLYMVIREEIMGKTTLVSSMFSGFRERRKQ; this is encoded by the coding sequence ATGAGCGAACAACATCTTCTGCCGCAACTGCCAATGGGCAAAAGCATATACGTCTATCAACTGCCCATTCGCATCTGGCATTGGGTCATGGTTGCCTGTGTCATTGTGCTTATTGTCACTGGCTACATTATCGGTAAACCCTGGCTTTCCGTCACTGGTGAGCCGTACGAAACCTTTTACATGGGCTACACCCGCATGGCCCACTTTATTGCGGGATTTGTGCTGATTATTTCAACAGTGCTGCGCTACATATACGGCCTTGTGTGGGGCAACCGCTATTCGCGCGAGCTTATCATTGTGCCGGTGTGGAGCAAGGACTGGTGGAACGACCTGTGGCAGGACGTGCGCTGGTATCTGTTCCTGAACAAGGAATGCGCCGCGCATGTGGGGCATAACCCGCTGGCGCAGCTGGGCATGGGCACGGGCATGATCTTCATGCTTGTCATCATGCTCACGGGCCTTGGCATGTACGCCCAGGACAGCCACGTGCCGTTTATCCGCTTTTTCACCTTTGTGCAGGACTGGATAAACAACTGGTTTGGCGGCAATGGGCAGATGACCCGCAGCTTGCACAGACTGGGCATGCTGCTGCTCATTACCTTTGTGACCGTGCACCTGTACATGGTCATACGCGAAGAAATCATGGGCAAGACCACCCTGGTTTCGTCCATGTTCAGCGGCTTCCGCGAACGGCGCAAGCAGTAG
- the hybD gene encoding HyaD/HybD family hydrogenase maturation endopeptidase, producing the protein MEQIVILGLGNILYGDEGFGVLLAQRLYAHWDFPENVEVVDGGTQGQTLLTFVERADKLLVLDAVDFGLEPGELVLRDNVPAYLTAQKIGPHQNSFSEVMGLAALRGTAPEHCALIGVQPAAMTLAAPLSTPVSESFEAAQNMALDVLRQWGIDPQLRAQPRHLSAAVLDSLVQGCV; encoded by the coding sequence ATGGAACAGATCGTCATTCTTGGTCTTGGCAATATTCTGTACGGCGATGAAGGCTTTGGCGTACTTTTGGCGCAACGGCTTTACGCCCATTGGGATTTTCCTGAAAACGTGGAAGTTGTGGACGGCGGCACCCAGGGGCAGACCCTGCTGACCTTTGTGGAAAGGGCTGACAAACTGCTGGTGCTGGATGCGGTTGATTTTGGGCTGGAACCGGGCGAACTCGTGCTGCGCGACAACGTACCGGCATACCTGACAGCGCAAAAAATCGGCCCGCACCAGAACAGCTTTTCGGAAGTGATGGGCCTTGCCGCCCTGCGCGGCACAGCTCCTGAGCACTGTGCCCTCATTGGCGTGCAACCGGCGGCCATGACCCTGGCAGCACCTCTGTCCACTCCGGTCAGCGAAAGTTTTGAAGCAGCGCAAAACATGGCGCTGGATGTGCTGCGGCAATGGGGCATTGACCCTCAGTTGCGGGCGCAACCACGCCACCTTTCCGCTGCAGTTCTCGACAGCCTTGTTCAGGGCTGCGTGTAA
- a CDS encoding thioesterase family protein: protein MARINIYTQQITVGQDDIDMQRRVSNLRYVAWMQDVAVAHSAVCGWPMERYESIGQGWVVRQHTITYKRPAFLGDVITAATWIASYASRRSLRRYVFWNAKEKALLAEAETQWVFIDMASGKPVSVPGELQESFPIVDEDAPGVFRRMCV, encoded by the coding sequence ATGGCTCGGATCAACATATACACGCAGCAGATCACGGTTGGGCAGGATGATATCGACATGCAGCGCCGCGTCAGCAACCTGCGCTATGTGGCCTGGATGCAGGATGTGGCTGTTGCGCATTCCGCGGTTTGCGGCTGGCCTATGGAGCGGTACGAAAGTATTGGCCAGGGCTGGGTGGTGCGGCAGCACACCATCACTTACAAGCGCCCGGCCTTTCTGGGTGATGTGATTACAGCCGCCACATGGATTGCATCCTACGCTTCGCGCCGCAGCCTGCGCCGCTATGTTTTTTGGAACGCAAAGGAAAAAGCCCTGCTTGCCGAGGCGGAAACCCAGTGGGTTTTCATTGATATGGCCAGCGGCAAGCCTGTCAGTGTGCCGGGCGAGCTACAGGAGTCTTTTCCCATAGTAGACGAAGATGCGCCGGGCGTATTCCGGCGCATGTGCGTATAA